One genomic segment of Actinoplanes ianthinogenes includes these proteins:
- a CDS encoding ATP-binding protein, producing MTLRQSLWRTGAFATLYVIATYAGRLTIMDGTNLSLVWPAAGVGALWFICQRTSRWRLLDVAALSAVTLAVNLATGASAVLAAFFVVANVLQAAVFTYLYQRWLPGLWGSGGTEPIARSHQLWRLVAIAMISTCCGALVGPTGIWLVSGHYSGAGAAVWLARNSASLLLIGIAGLRLGALVQHLTPRNLRRQARAVPARTWFEATTLLAISLAAYLFVFRLTHGMPLGFLLVTVTVWAATRLSTTFVILHDLFFGSLAVAFTLHGDGQFAAIASHSTRALVSQMFVAVVAVVGLAVALGRDERAALQQAAADQARMFATVIDAMGEGLTVVDADGHVLLRNPASSQLLAEQAALCHLDGTPIAPGDQPYRRTLASGEPHAMDVLLRDPEDRILSVRATPLPISVDGRRYAVSVFSDVTADRRHRDELAAFAGVVAHDLSNPLTTVEGWAENVADMLGPDAGRAADGMERIQRASARMRNLIRDLLAYTTARDNGLHPAGLDLTAVVTDIAVARIDQAETTGTPVPRIHIGELPLVHADPALIRQLLDNLIGNAVKYTAPGTVPDIAVTGGYDGAQVRVTVTDNGIGIPAGQHTTVFDNFHRAHRDAGYAGTGLGLAICKRIVERHGGAITAADNPSGAGTVFTFTLPAADLPPGPNLHPAGQPPSADAQTGPLR from the coding sequence GTGACGTTGCGGCAGTCGTTGTGGCGCACCGGGGCGTTCGCGACGCTGTACGTCATCGCCACCTACGCCGGCCGGCTCACGATCATGGACGGCACCAACCTGAGCCTGGTGTGGCCCGCCGCCGGCGTCGGCGCACTCTGGTTCATCTGCCAGCGCACGTCGCGCTGGCGTCTGCTCGACGTCGCCGCCCTGTCCGCCGTGACCCTCGCGGTGAACCTGGCCACCGGCGCGAGCGCCGTCCTGGCCGCCTTCTTCGTGGTGGCGAACGTCCTGCAAGCGGCCGTGTTCACCTACCTTTACCAGCGCTGGCTGCCGGGCCTGTGGGGCAGCGGCGGCACGGAACCCATCGCCCGGTCCCACCAGCTGTGGCGCCTGGTCGCCATCGCCATGATCAGCACCTGCTGTGGGGCGCTCGTCGGCCCGACCGGCATCTGGCTGGTCAGCGGCCACTATTCCGGCGCGGGCGCCGCCGTCTGGCTGGCCCGCAACTCCGCGAGCCTGCTGCTGATCGGCATCGCGGGGCTGCGGCTCGGCGCGCTCGTCCAGCACCTGACCCCGCGAAACCTGCGCCGGCAGGCCCGGGCCGTCCCGGCGCGGACCTGGTTCGAGGCGACCACGCTGCTGGCCATCTCCCTGGCCGCGTACCTCTTCGTCTTCCGGCTGACTCATGGCATGCCGCTGGGCTTCCTGCTGGTCACCGTCACGGTCTGGGCGGCGACCCGGCTGAGCACCACCTTCGTGATCCTGCACGACTTGTTCTTCGGCAGCCTGGCCGTGGCGTTCACGCTGCACGGCGACGGCCAGTTCGCCGCGATCGCCTCGCACTCCACCCGGGCCCTGGTCTCCCAGATGTTCGTCGCCGTCGTCGCGGTCGTCGGCCTGGCCGTCGCGCTCGGCCGCGACGAGCGTGCCGCCCTTCAGCAGGCCGCCGCCGACCAGGCGCGCATGTTCGCCACCGTCATCGACGCCATGGGCGAAGGCCTGACCGTCGTCGACGCCGACGGCCACGTCCTGCTGCGCAACCCGGCCAGTTCGCAGCTGCTCGCCGAGCAGGCCGCGCTGTGCCACCTCGACGGCACCCCGATCGCGCCCGGCGACCAGCCCTACCGGCGGACGCTGGCGAGCGGCGAGCCGCACGCGATGGACGTCCTGCTGCGCGATCCGGAGGACCGCATTCTTTCGGTACGCGCAACGCCGCTCCCGATCAGCGTCGACGGCCGCCGGTACGCCGTCAGCGTGTTCTCCGACGTCACCGCCGACCGGCGGCACCGCGACGAGCTCGCCGCCTTCGCCGGTGTCGTCGCGCACGACCTGTCCAACCCGCTGACCACGGTGGAGGGCTGGGCCGAGAACGTCGCCGACATGCTCGGCCCCGACGCGGGCCGGGCCGCCGACGGCATGGAGCGCATCCAGCGGGCCTCCGCACGCATGCGCAACCTGATCCGGGACCTGCTCGCGTACACCACCGCGCGCGACAACGGCCTGCACCCCGCGGGCCTGGACCTGACCGCGGTCGTCACCGACATCGCCGTGGCCCGCATCGACCAGGCCGAGACCACCGGCACGCCGGTGCCCCGCATCCACATCGGCGAGCTCCCGCTGGTGCACGCCGACCCGGCCCTGATCCGGCAGCTGCTCGACAACCTGATCGGCAACGCCGTCAAGTACACCGCGCCGGGGACCGTCCCGGACATCGCGGTGACCGGCGGATACGACGGCGCCCAGGTCCGCGTCACGGTCACCGACAACGGCATCGGAATCCCCGCCGGGCAGCACACCACCGTCTTCGACAACTTCCACCGCGCCCACCGCGACGCCGGTTACGCGGGAACGGGCCTGGGCCTGGCCATCTGCAAACGCATCGTGGAACGCCACGGCGGCGCGATCACCGCCGCCGACAATCCGAGCGGCGCCGGCACGGTCTTCACGTTCACGCTGCCGGCCGCCGACCTGCCGCCCGGCCCCAACCTCCACCCGGCCGGGCAGCCGCCGTCTGCTGACGCTCAGACCGGCCCGTTGCGGTAA
- a CDS encoding amylo-alpha-1,6-glucosidase: MFSIRDIPFSHRGSWFDISPVIAEKTYAEDLHLVSHQTGMHPVLRFVPLHDGTRADTEVTATPAQLSWTGADGRIDLAYQNPDTIRLRGTGLGLRIEVAAGTLTPFTGSYLFRDPVDGAYVLTSYETGRRYRITVLTGEITATAGVETLGAGDRHLTLPSPSAWEIAIEEYRTGRLPFTATGSFDEIAAGVAAQFDAFTNAVAPWRSTETPAAELAAYVLWSATVDPAGFLTRPGVLMSKHWMDKVWSWDHCFNALALAAGEPDLAWHQFQLPFDHQDPTGALPDSVTHSEVLYNFVKPPIHGWALRQLREQLPLDRDQLTETYERLTAWTRFWLDQRRAPGRALPHYQHGNDSGWDNATTFDGDRVIETADLGAFLILQLRELASLARTIGRPADADAWEATAQTILETLLTELWQGSRFVSLSTRTGQPRASSSLLDFMPIVLGNSLPADVLAHLATRIGQHLTTHGLATEPTASPSYTADGYWRGPIWAPATVLIEDGLRRAGYTTLADTISHRFRALCESSGFAENFDATTGEGLRDRAYTWTASSYLILAAAHHQRRSL, from the coding sequence GTGTTCTCCATCCGCGACATCCCGTTCTCCCACCGCGGATCGTGGTTCGACATCTCCCCGGTCATCGCCGAGAAGACCTACGCCGAGGACCTGCACCTGGTCTCACACCAGACCGGCATGCACCCGGTACTGCGGTTCGTGCCTCTGCACGACGGCACGCGCGCCGACACCGAGGTCACCGCCACTCCCGCACAGCTCAGCTGGACCGGCGCCGACGGCCGCATCGACCTCGCCTACCAGAACCCCGACACGATCCGGCTTCGCGGCACCGGCCTCGGCCTGCGCATCGAGGTCGCCGCCGGCACCCTGACCCCGTTCACCGGCAGCTACCTGTTCCGCGACCCGGTGGACGGGGCCTATGTGCTCACCTCGTACGAGACCGGGCGCCGCTACCGGATCACCGTTCTCACCGGAGAGATCACCGCCACGGCAGGGGTGGAAACCCTCGGTGCCGGCGACAGGCACCTGACCCTGCCCTCACCATCGGCCTGGGAGATCGCCATCGAGGAGTACCGAACCGGTCGCCTCCCGTTCACCGCCACCGGCAGCTTCGACGAGATCGCCGCCGGCGTCGCAGCACAATTCGACGCCTTCACCAACGCGGTGGCCCCGTGGCGCAGCACCGAGACCCCGGCGGCGGAACTCGCCGCATACGTGCTGTGGTCGGCCACCGTCGACCCGGCAGGATTCCTCACGCGCCCCGGGGTCCTGATGTCCAAACACTGGATGGACAAGGTCTGGAGCTGGGATCACTGCTTCAACGCCCTCGCCCTCGCCGCCGGCGAACCCGACCTTGCCTGGCACCAATTCCAGCTGCCCTTCGACCACCAGGACCCGACCGGCGCGCTCCCGGACTCGGTCACCCACTCCGAAGTGCTCTACAACTTCGTCAAACCGCCCATCCACGGCTGGGCGTTACGGCAGCTCCGCGAACAACTCCCTCTCGACCGCGATCAGCTCACCGAAACCTACGAACGACTCACTGCCTGGACCCGCTTCTGGCTCGACCAGCGCCGGGCACCCGGACGGGCATTGCCGCACTATCAGCACGGCAACGACAGCGGCTGGGACAACGCCACCACCTTCGACGGCGACCGCGTCATCGAAACAGCCGATCTCGGCGCGTTCCTCATCCTGCAACTGCGTGAACTCGCCTCGCTCGCGCGCACTATCGGCCGCCCGGCAGACGCCGACGCGTGGGAGGCAACCGCGCAGACCATCTTGGAAACGCTGCTCACCGAGCTCTGGCAAGGCTCCCGCTTCGTGTCCCTCTCCACCCGGACCGGACAGCCGCGCGCCAGCTCCAGCCTGCTCGACTTCATGCCGATCGTGCTCGGCAACAGCCTGCCTGCTGATGTGCTTGCCCACCTCGCCACCCGCATCGGACAACACCTCACCACACACGGCCTGGCCACCGAACCCACCGCCTCACCGTCCTACACCGCAGACGGCTACTGGCGCGGACCCATCTGGGCCCCCGCCACCGTCCTCATCGAAGACGGGCTACGCCGAGCCGGATACACCACACTCGCCGACACCATCAGCCACCGCTTCCGCGCGCTGTGCGAAAGCTCCGGTTTCGCCGAGAACTTCGACGCCACCACCGGCGAGGGACTACGCGACCGCGCCTACACCTGGACCGCCAGCAGCTACCTCATCCTCGCCGCCGCACACCACCAACGGCGAAGCCTCTGA